Proteins encoded together in one Lathyrus oleraceus cultivar Zhongwan6 chromosome 5, CAAS_Psat_ZW6_1.0, whole genome shotgun sequence window:
- the LOC127082111 gene encoding secreted RxLR effector protein 161-like, protein MNENGKDVDVKKYKGMIGSLIYLTASRPNIMFSMCICARYQLSHKESHLKVVKRILMYLHGTSKYGLWYSKERDFYLVGYTDYNLAGFKSDRKSTSGTCHIFSNSLVSWHSEKQVSVTLSIAEAENVAPGSCCAQILWLKQQLLDFDIKLQRILIMCDNTSAINLIKNTKLHYRIKHIEIRHHFLHDHVEKGDVVFEHVNSKNQFVDIFTKTLATEPFFNIQRELRILDISNLT, encoded by the coding sequence atgaatgaaaatggtaaggatgttgaTGTGAAGAAGTATAAaggtatgattggttctcttATATATCTCACTGCATCTAGGCCAAATATTATGTTTAGTATGTGTATATGCGCTCGTTATCAATTGTCTCATAAGGAATCTCATTTAAAAGTTGTAAAACGCATTCTTATGTATCTTCATGGTACTTCTaagtatgggctttggtattctaAGGAAAGAGATTTTTATTTGGTTGGTTATACCGATTACAATTTAGCCGGTTTTAAATCGGATAGGAAGAGTACTAGTGGAACTTGCCACAtattttcaaattccttagtAAGTTGGCATAGCGAGAAACAGGTTTCCGTTACTTTGTCAATTGCCGAGGCGGAAAACGTAGCAcccggtagttgttgtgctcaaattttaTGGCTCAAACAACAACTACTCGATTTTGATATTAAACTACAACGTATTCTAATAATGTGCGACAACACCAGTGCTATTAATCTAATCAAAAATACGAAGCTACACTATCGTATTAAGCATATTGAGATCCGTCACCACTTCTTACATGACCATGTTGAGAAAGGAGACGTCGTATTTGAGCATGTTAATAGCAAAAATCAATTTGTGGATATCTTTACAAAAACTCTTGCGACTGAACCATTTTTCAACATTCAAAGGGAATTGAGGATACTAGATATCTCAAATCTTACCTAA
- the LOC127086527 gene encoding probable WRKY transcription factor 69, whose protein sequence is MYKRRFNTKPLYVSDPDEPEPEPEPISETEPASPSCEDAKIEEPSPKKRREMKKRVVTIPIADVEGSKSKGETCPPSDSWAWRKYGQKPIKGSPYPRGYYRCSSSKGCPARKQVERSRVDPTKLLVTYAHDHNHSLPLPKSHSSSSTAVTVTVESPSPSPGDSSGECNTASPAATPQQEDLTVFATHPDFDLSGDSTVLLSHHHHHHAVFGWFDDVASTGVLVSPICGGVEDITLTMREEDESLFADLGELPECSTVFRKRNIPSAIQCSGITG, encoded by the exons ATGTACAAACGCAGATTCAACACTAAACCATTGTATGTTAGTGACCCTGATGAGCCTGAGCCCGAGCCCGAGCCCATCTCGGAAACTGAGCCTGCTTCTCCTTCTTGTGAAGACGCAAAAATTGAAGAACCGTCGCCTAAGAAAAG GAGGGAGATGAAGAAGAGGGTGGTGACTATACCGATTGCTGACGTGGAAGGATCTAAGAGCAAAGGAGAGACGTGTCCACCGTCAGATTCATGGGCCTGGAGAAAGTACGGTCAAAAGCCCATCAAAGGCTCCCCTTATCCCAG GGGATATTACCGATGTAGCAGTTCAAAAGGGTGTCCCGCTAGGAAACAAGTTGAGAGAAGCCGCGTGGACCCCACAAAGCTTCTCGTAACCTACGCCCATGACCACAACCACTCTCTCCCTCTTCCCAAATCTCATTCTTCCTCTTCCACCGCCGTAACCGTCACCGTCGAATCTCCATCTCCATCTCCCGGCGATTCTTCCGGTGAATGCAACACTGCCTCTCCCGCCGCCACTCCACAGCAAGAGGATCTAACGGTTTTCGCCACTCATCCTGACTTTGACCTCTCCGGTGACTCGACTGTTCTGCTCagccaccaccaccaccaccatgCCGTGTTTGGCTGGTTCGACGACGTTGCATCTACCGGAGTTCTTGTAAGTCCGATCTGCGGAGGAGTGGAGGATATAACGCTGACGATGAGAGAAGAGGATGAATCGCTGTTTGCTGATCTCGGGGAGTTGCCGGAGTGTTCAACGGTTTTCCGGAAGAGGAATATTCCGAGCGCGATTCAGTGTAGCGGCATCACAGGATAA